In one Pseudarthrobacter oxydans genomic region, the following are encoded:
- a CDS encoding alpha/beta fold hydrolase translates to MALSALTKLNYPIEIAGQGSLRFAGHFFPAQADKRGVLQVLVHGNSYDHRYWNAETVNGQDYSYAAYMTGQGFDVLAIDLPGVGESDRPEGHSVSLQAVGSAISDLVASLKKPDTIPGHKFDHVALVGHSMGASISVYAEARWPSADSLIVTATGFFPDRPRSAWAPGVREALLGDPYALVPQPGRLKFYHAPQADPDVISYDNTVLRTPIPSGLWSDCIALQDDPKAGFADVTCPIFIQLGEHDPHLPARYAEEERAIYSSASDTTVDAIPDIGHSFNLHLNRQRSWTGIKDFLLGQTGRL, encoded by the coding sequence ATGGCTCTGAGCGCTTTGACGAAGCTTAACTATCCGATAGAAATCGCAGGGCAAGGCAGCCTGCGGTTTGCGGGACACTTCTTTCCTGCCCAGGCTGACAAGCGCGGCGTGCTTCAAGTCCTCGTACACGGCAACTCTTACGACCATCGATACTGGAACGCGGAGACGGTCAACGGCCAGGACTACTCATACGCCGCGTATATGACAGGGCAAGGATTCGATGTTCTCGCGATCGACCTTCCAGGTGTCGGCGAGAGCGACAGGCCGGAAGGGCACAGCGTCTCACTGCAAGCAGTTGGCTCTGCAATCAGTGACTTGGTTGCATCGCTGAAGAAACCCGACACGATTCCCGGTCACAAGTTCGATCACGTCGCATTGGTCGGGCACTCAATGGGTGCATCTATATCGGTATACGCGGAGGCTCGTTGGCCTTCGGCCGATTCCCTGATAGTCACGGCTACAGGTTTCTTTCCAGACCGTCCTAGATCGGCTTGGGCGCCTGGGGTACGGGAGGCCCTCCTGGGCGACCCATATGCGCTGGTCCCCCAGCCTGGCCGCCTGAAGTTTTACCACGCGCCCCAGGCCGATCCGGACGTCATCTCCTACGACAACACCGTACTGCGAACTCCGATCCCGAGCGGGCTCTGGTCCGATTGCATCGCTTTACAGGACGATCCAAAGGCGGGCTTCGCCGACGTCACCTGCCCCATCTTCATTCAACTGGGAGAACACGATCCCCACCTGCCCGCCAGGTACGCCGAAGAAGAACGAGCGATTTACTCGTCCGCTTCTGACACCACTGTGGACGCGATCCCCGACATCGGCCATTCCTTCAACCTGCATCTAAACCGGCAGCGGAGCTGGACCGGAATCAAAGACTTCCTGCTCGGGCAAACAGGACGTCTCTAA
- a CDS encoding alpha/beta fold hydrolase, protein MALSALTKLNYPIEIAGQGSLRFAGHFFPAQADKRGVLQVLVHGNSYDHRYWNAETVNGQDYSYAAYMTGQGFDVLAIDLPGVGESDRPEGHSVSLQAVGSAISDLVASLKKPDTIPGHKFDHVALVGHSMGASISVYAEARWPSADSLIVTATGFFPDRPRSAWAPGVREALLGDPYALVPQPGRLKFYHAPQADPDVISYDNTVLRTPIPSGLWSDCIALQDDPKAGFADVTCPIFIQLGEHDPILPARYAEEERAIYSSASDTTVDAIPDIGHSFNLHLNRQRSWTGIKDFLLGQTGRL, encoded by the coding sequence ATGGCTCTGAGCGCTTTGACGAAGCTTAACTATCCGATAGAAATCGCAGGGCAAGGCAGCCTGCGGTTTGCGGGACACTTCTTTCCTGCCCAGGCTGACAAGCGCGGCGTGCTTCAAGTCCTCGTACACGGCAACTCTTACGACCATCGATACTGGAACGCGGAGACGGTCAACGGCCAGGACTACTCATACGCCGCGTATATGACAGGGCAAGGATTCGATGTTCTCGCGATCGACCTTCCAGGTGTCGGCGAGAGCGACAGGCCGGAAGGGCACAGCGTCTCACTGCAAGCAGTTGGCTCTGCAATCAGTGACTTGGTTGCATCGCTGAAGAAACCCGACACGATTCCCGGTCACAAGTTCGATCACGTCGCATTGGTCGGGCACTCAATGGGTGCATCTATATCGGTATACGCGGAGGCTCGTTGGCCTTCGGCCGATTCCCTGATAGTCACGGCTACAGGTTTCTTTCCAGACCGTCCTAGATCGGCTTGGGCGCCTGGGGTACGGGAGGCCCTCCTGGGCGACCCATATGCGCTGGTCCCCCAGCCTGGCCGCCTGAAGTTTTACCACGCGCCCCAGGCCGATCCGGACGTCATCTCCTACGACAACACCGTACTGCGAACTCCGATCCCGAGCGGGCTCTGGTCCGATTGCATCGCTTTACAGGACGATCCAAAGGCGGGCTTCGCCGACGTCACCTGCCCCATCTTCATTCAACTGGGAGAACACGATCCGATCCTGCCCGCCAGGTACGCCGAAGAAGAACGAGCGATTTACTCGTCCGCTTCTGACACCACTGTGGACGCGATCCCCGACATCGGCCATTCCTTCAACCTGCATCTAAACCGGCAGCGGAGCTGGACCGGAATCAAAGACTTCCTGCTCGGGCAAACAGGACGTCTCTAA
- a CDS encoding NAD(P)-dependent oxidoreductase — translation MDVVIDRHRIRATTKSEDGSNRMKVGYIGLGNMGRGMALNLVKAGHDVTVFDLSSEAMDALVSAGAKAASSLRDLTKSVDVVFTSLPGPPQVEAVVLGPDGILDNIAPGKVLFELSTSSRELALRIHQAFAEKGATMLDAPVSGGPVGASSGDMAFWVGGDRETFERYLPLLKAMGDKPRHVGPIGSGTIVKLVNNLTGQMFLTVMAETFSVAVKAGVDPLELWDALRLGVIGKGSALNMLTQQFLPGHFDPPAFALNLAYKDVNLATQLGRDLGVPMRLANLTLAEMTEALGRGLGDKDCRIYMQLQLERAGVTIAVDPEELAARQANPPGQAG, via the coding sequence ATGGACGTCGTCATCGACCGTCATAGGATCCGTGCGACAACGAAGTCGGAAGACGGGAGCAACAGAATGAAAGTCGGATATATCGGGCTAGGGAACATGGGGCGCGGCATGGCGCTCAACCTGGTCAAGGCCGGTCATGACGTAACAGTCTTCGACCTTTCGAGCGAAGCCATGGACGCCTTGGTTTCTGCGGGCGCAAAGGCGGCATCGAGCCTCAGGGACCTGACCAAGTCGGTGGATGTGGTGTTTACGTCACTTCCAGGCCCGCCCCAAGTGGAAGCCGTGGTCCTGGGCCCGGATGGCATCCTAGACAACATTGCTCCGGGCAAAGTGTTGTTCGAACTGTCCACCAGTTCCCGGGAATTGGCGCTGCGCATTCATCAAGCCTTCGCAGAGAAGGGAGCGACGATGCTCGACGCCCCCGTAAGCGGCGGCCCAGTCGGCGCCTCGTCCGGCGACATGGCCTTCTGGGTCGGCGGCGACCGTGAGACGTTCGAACGCTACCTTCCACTGCTAAAGGCAATGGGTGACAAGCCCCGACACGTTGGCCCGATCGGGTCAGGCACCATCGTCAAGCTCGTCAATAACCTAACGGGTCAAATGTTTCTCACCGTTATGGCCGAAACGTTCTCTGTCGCAGTGAAGGCAGGCGTCGATCCGCTTGAACTCTGGGACGCACTCCGGCTGGGCGTCATCGGCAAAGGTTCAGCGCTGAACATGCTGACCCAGCAATTCCTTCCGGGCCATTTTGACCCCCCCGCGTTTGCCCTCAATCTCGCTTACAAGGACGTCAACCTCGCGACCCAGCTCGGCCGAGATCTCGGCGTCCCAATGCGGCTGGCAAATCTGACCCTTGCCGAGATGACCGAGGCACTCGGAAGAGGACTCGGCGACAAGGACTGCCGAATCTACATGCAGCTCCAACTGGAAAGGGCCGGAGTCACTATCGCAGTCGACCCAGAGGAACTGGCCGCACGACAGGCCAACCCACCAGGACAAGCCGGCTAG
- a CDS encoding MFS transporter, translating into MKAQPGVPRNSLQLILDPEFGSALVGKVILVTAFWAQTMLLVVLTFQQTGSAASVGAVTAAQLLPQLALALVSGDMADKRGPQIPVVSGGICTGLGCIGLALWLATPDTAGAIPVQVPLLIASTVCGIGIALASAAIQAVPPRLSSPSERSAAMSLNFLPTALARTLGPIGATLLAFALGTIPTLAIVGASCLAASCIFMAIRRLGTPGHEMMPLNGLRDVLAYLRTDKPLLGVLAAVAALGAGSEAAVTLAPSMGNMLGIGASGAGWVTAAFGVGGLVGVVGFRVSTRFFRPENIGCCSMILLGGSMASVGLAPSLPFATALLVVGGASMVMGVTGFSIVAQQRSPAPFLGRVMALWVMAFTGVRPLAGIVLGFASDHASTATALVGTGVITVLASGVVYLWVRGCRGDDQPALI; encoded by the coding sequence GTGAAAGCCCAGCCCGGCGTGCCCAGGAATAGCCTCCAACTCATACTCGATCCCGAATTTGGCTCGGCACTTGTCGGGAAAGTGATCCTCGTCACGGCATTCTGGGCCCAGACGATGTTGCTCGTCGTCCTGACTTTCCAGCAAACCGGGTCGGCGGCATCTGTCGGCGCGGTCACTGCGGCACAGTTGCTGCCACAGCTGGCCCTGGCACTGGTCAGCGGAGACATGGCCGACAAGCGGGGACCGCAAATCCCAGTCGTCAGCGGCGGCATCTGCACAGGCCTCGGATGTATCGGACTCGCCCTGTGGCTGGCTACGCCAGACACGGCGGGTGCCATTCCCGTCCAAGTGCCGCTCTTGATTGCATCCACCGTCTGTGGCATTGGCATTGCGCTTGCCTCCGCTGCCATCCAGGCGGTGCCTCCACGCCTGTCGTCCCCGAGCGAACGGAGCGCGGCCATGTCGCTAAATTTCCTCCCGACCGCCTTGGCCCGAACCCTTGGACCCATCGGCGCTACTCTCCTGGCATTCGCCCTCGGAACAATCCCGACCCTGGCGATCGTGGGTGCGTCCTGCCTTGCGGCGTCATGCATCTTCATGGCAATCCGACGGCTTGGAACTCCGGGGCACGAGATGATGCCCTTGAATGGCCTTCGAGACGTACTTGCGTACCTGCGGACAGACAAGCCTCTTTTGGGTGTACTTGCCGCCGTAGCGGCCTTGGGCGCTGGGTCCGAAGCGGCCGTAACGCTCGCTCCGTCGATGGGCAACATGCTTGGCATCGGTGCATCCGGAGCGGGGTGGGTTACCGCCGCCTTCGGCGTCGGTGGTCTCGTTGGCGTGGTGGGCTTCAGGGTCTCAACTCGATTTTTTCGGCCTGAGAACATTGGTTGCTGCTCGATGATCCTTCTCGGCGGATCGATGGCATCGGTCGGCTTGGCGCCGTCTTTGCCATTCGCAACCGCCCTGCTCGTCGTAGGCGGCGCAAGCATGGTGATGGGCGTGACGGGCTTCAGTATCGTGGCTCAGCAGCGTTCTCCCGCACCATTCCTGGGACGGGTCATGGCGCTGTGGGTGATGGCATTCACCGGGGTTCGTCCGCTTGCAGGGATCGTCCTCGGCTTCGCTTCAGACCATGCCTCCACTGCCACTGCCCTCGTCGGCACCGGCGTAATAACGGTGCTTGCGAGCGGCGTCGTTTACCTGTGGGTCCGTGGTTGCCGTGGCGATGATCAACCGGCCCTGATCTGA
- a CDS encoding MmgE/PrpD family protein — MSSLTADIGQFLANVKYEDLPPEVLPMVRDAFTDTVAVVMVGLDQPVTEIVRQTLVEPSDTPEARACLSDRLVSAPGAALLAGAIAHSLDYDDQSMSGHPSAVLVPAILAEAEVLGSTGKDMVTAYVAGYEVWCELWRRDRNYHAKGWHPTSVFGSLAVAAAGAVLHRLPAERAAAAVAIGGSYAGGLFSNFGSMMKGYHAGMAARFGLEAARLAAAGMTAGHDAIENQQGFLMAFSTDRTPDLTSESKLGKEWYLPKHKLQTKLHPTCYFLHRSFNGTVKMLAGRHVNPEDVESVDVRMGRSQVRVLVYSQPKNRWEAEFSGQHGIAAAVILGKMGVPELSDEVVLRPDFQAFYPKVKLIPIDDVDERDPVFSSYESVKLTLKSGEVIESGPILSVPGHADEPLTSQQLWDKFRECTAKTHSDTDARELFDTLQRIDSLSSVKELPTRVGLFESNFASNVR; from the coding sequence GTGAGCTCACTTACGGCTGACATCGGCCAATTCTTGGCGAATGTGAAGTATGAGGACTTGCCACCTGAGGTTCTGCCTATGGTTCGTGACGCTTTCACCGACACGGTGGCGGTTGTGATGGTTGGTCTTGACCAGCCGGTCACGGAAATCGTCAGGCAGACGCTCGTGGAGCCGTCCGACACCCCTGAAGCCCGCGCCTGTCTTTCGGACCGGCTCGTATCCGCGCCTGGGGCCGCCTTGTTGGCTGGGGCCATCGCGCATTCACTGGACTACGACGATCAGTCCATGTCTGGCCACCCCAGCGCAGTCCTCGTCCCGGCAATCCTGGCCGAGGCCGAGGTTCTGGGCTCTACCGGTAAGGACATGGTGACCGCCTACGTCGCTGGCTATGAGGTCTGGTGCGAGCTCTGGCGGCGCGATCGTAATTACCATGCCAAGGGCTGGCACCCAACTTCCGTATTCGGCAGTCTGGCAGTAGCTGCTGCCGGAGCGGTACTTCATCGGCTGCCCGCCGAACGCGCCGCTGCCGCGGTTGCCATTGGCGGAAGCTACGCCGGGGGGCTCTTTTCAAACTTCGGGTCGATGATGAAGGGCTACCACGCCGGCATGGCAGCCCGTTTTGGATTGGAAGCAGCCCGACTCGCGGCCGCAGGGATGACAGCAGGGCACGATGCGATAGAGAACCAGCAAGGCTTCCTCATGGCTTTCTCCACTGACCGCACCCCCGACCTGACCTCGGAGTCAAAGCTCGGTAAAGAGTGGTACCTGCCGAAGCACAAGTTGCAGACCAAACTGCACCCCACCTGCTACTTCCTCCACCGATCTTTCAACGGCACCGTCAAGATGCTCGCCGGGCGCCACGTCAACCCGGAGGACGTCGAATCAGTTGATGTCCGCATGGGTCGCAGCCAGGTAAGGGTACTGGTCTATAGCCAGCCAAAGAATCGCTGGGAAGCAGAGTTCAGCGGTCAGCACGGGATCGCCGCCGCGGTGATCCTCGGAAAGATGGGCGTACCAGAACTCTCCGATGAAGTAGTTCTGAGGCCCGACTTCCAGGCCTTCTACCCGAAGGTGAAACTCATCCCTATCGACGACGTGGACGAGAGGGACCCCGTCTTCTCTTCGTACGAGTCCGTAAAGCTCACACTGAAGAGCGGCGAAGTGATCGAAAGCGGACCCATCCTCAGCGTCCCGGGCCACGCCGACGAACCGTTGACCAGCCAGCAGCTTTGGGACAAATTCCGTGAGTGCACCGCTAAGACCCACTCCGATACTGATGCCCGCGAGCTATTTGACACCCTGCAGCGAATTGATTCGCTGTCATCCGTGAAAGAGCTTCCCACCCGCGTAGGGCTCTTCGAGAGCAACTTCGCCAGCAATGTCCGCTAA
- a CDS encoding thiamine pyrophosphate-binding protein yields the protein MGQITVAQAIARLLEQMGTEVVFGLNGHGNWALLDALVHETDIRSVAVRSEDHAVELADGYWRRKRKPPLPIVTTSVGPGNMNTVPPIATAYYESIGMLILAGVGATHWFDRGGIEEFYRDSPEDWAGVMRPISKKSLMATRPDTVIDMFLKAYQTAHSGRPGPVVMAIPFDIQNTLIDDDLPDPRPYMVCHRPSADPAGVAKAIELLKSAERPSIVVGSGIANSGAYDALFEFAETTGIPVAMTPTGKAAFPEDHRLSLGCIGRAGTGQGNYGARHSDVVLGIGTHFTDIDTGGWTLFDIPTNTKLIHVDIDTSELGRAYPTAVAMTSDARLALEALTAAARVAGVTEQTKWTSLLDSKRTEWLAETEHMRTSNISPLHYARVTWDTASVVAENCPDASIHFDTGNLLSFGPSFMPASSRNVVHSGFMHRMGWSAASVLGASIASNNGPAIALLGDGAFLMRATVVPTAVELNLPIVWVVMDNRSFQIERETMLKVYGRESMCDYRKVGEEELWGPDYVAMAQAMGAEAMRVDKAEDYKPALEKALASGRPTLISVDTELSTPQWRAIWYPYPADFNETWKPGPVDTTTTGA from the coding sequence ATGGGACAAATTACAGTCGCACAGGCCATCGCCCGTTTGCTGGAGCAGATGGGTACGGAAGTGGTCTTTGGTCTCAATGGTCACGGCAACTGGGCGTTGCTTGATGCGTTGGTACATGAGACTGATATCCGGAGCGTCGCCGTCCGGAGCGAGGACCACGCTGTCGAGCTCGCGGACGGATATTGGCGCCGTAAGCGCAAGCCCCCGCTGCCCATCGTGACCACAAGTGTTGGGCCCGGCAACATGAATACGGTACCTCCGATCGCCACCGCGTACTACGAGTCGATCGGCATGCTGATCCTTGCCGGTGTGGGTGCCACCCACTGGTTCGACCGCGGCGGCATCGAGGAGTTCTATCGTGACAGCCCCGAGGACTGGGCTGGTGTGATGAGGCCGATCAGCAAGAAGTCGCTGATGGCTACCCGCCCTGACACCGTCATCGACATGTTCCTGAAGGCATACCAGACGGCTCATTCCGGGCGTCCGGGACCAGTGGTTATGGCCATCCCTTTCGACATCCAGAACACTCTCATCGACGATGACCTTCCCGATCCGCGGCCGTACATGGTCTGCCACCGTCCCTCGGCCGACCCCGCAGGCGTGGCCAAGGCGATCGAGTTGCTGAAGTCTGCAGAACGGCCGTCAATTGTCGTCGGAAGCGGCATCGCGAACTCCGGAGCGTACGACGCGCTGTTCGAGTTCGCTGAGACCACGGGCATACCAGTTGCCATGACGCCAACCGGCAAGGCGGCATTTCCTGAAGACCACCGGCTCTCCCTCGGCTGTATCGGCCGCGCCGGTACCGGCCAGGGCAACTATGGTGCTCGCCACAGTGACGTCGTCCTGGGCATCGGGACGCACTTCACTGACATCGACACCGGCGGCTGGACCCTGTTCGATATTCCGACGAACACCAAGCTCATCCACGTTGACATCGACACCAGCGAGTTGGGCCGTGCTTACCCGACGGCAGTCGCAATGACGTCTGATGCGCGGCTCGCACTGGAGGCGTTGACGGCGGCTGCCCGTGTAGCAGGGGTCACTGAACAGACAAAGTGGACCTCTCTGCTGGATTCCAAGCGCACCGAGTGGCTGGCCGAAACCGAGCATATGCGCACCTCGAACATCTCACCGCTGCACTACGCCAGGGTCACCTGGGACACAGCTTCGGTAGTTGCCGAAAATTGCCCTGATGCCTCGATTCATTTCGATACCGGCAATCTGCTCAGCTTCGGTCCGTCGTTCATGCCGGCGTCTTCCCGCAACGTCGTCCACTCCGGATTTATGCACCGTATGGGCTGGAGCGCTGCTTCCGTTTTGGGCGCCAGCATCGCAAGCAACAACGGGCCGGCAATCGCGCTTCTGGGCGACGGTGCGTTCCTGATGCGTGCCACCGTGGTTCCTACAGCAGTTGAACTCAACCTCCCCATTGTCTGGGTCGTCATGGACAACCGGTCGTTCCAGATCGAGCGTGAAACGATGCTCAAGGTCTACGGGCGGGAGTCTATGTGTGACTACCGCAAAGTTGGTGAAGAAGAACTCTGGGGACCTGACTACGTTGCCATGGCTCAAGCCATGGGCGCTGAGGCGATGAGGGTGGACAAGGCGGAGGACTACAAACCCGCTCTGGAAAAGGCCCTTGCTTCTGGCCGTCCGACGCTCATCAGCGTTGACACCGAACTTTCGACACCCCAGTGGCGGGCGATCTGGTATCCGTACCCTGCGGACTTCAACGAGACCTGGAAGCCAGGCCCCGTAGATACCACTACTACAGGAGCGTAA
- a CDS encoding NAD-dependent succinate-semialdehyde dehydrogenase, with protein MAELRLNDPDLLRQHCLVGGEWVTSDSGESVLVLNPATGEEIGSVPFFRAEETRRAVEAADQALPAWRGLLAKDRGRLLRRWFDLVIENQEDLARILTAEQGKPYKEALSEVVNGAQFIEWFAEEARRAYGETIPAPAQDRRVVVIKQPVGVCAAITPWNFPNTIVTRKAAAALAAGCTMIVRPATETPYSALALAELARRAGIPGGVLNIITGHSKDMGLELTTNPVVRKLSFTGSTGVGRILMGQSSGTIKKLALELGGNAPFIVFEDADLDQAVEGALASKFRNSGQACVGTNRFYVHDAVYEEFSTRLAGRVNSLVVGDGTDPEVTMGPLIGQDAVEKVESHIADAVAKGARVIAGGKRHPLGRSFFEPTVMVDVTHDANVSREETFGPLASIFRFTDEKEVLTAANDTELGLAAYVYTRDIGRIWRMSEGIETGMVGINVGLMANEAVPFGGIKESGFGREGSHYGLEDYLEVKYICMGGL; from the coding sequence GTGGCTGAACTGCGCCTCAATGACCCAGATCTACTCCGTCAGCATTGCTTGGTGGGAGGCGAGTGGGTCACGTCCGACTCGGGCGAAAGTGTCCTCGTCCTGAATCCCGCCACGGGAGAGGAAATTGGTTCGGTTCCGTTCTTCAGGGCTGAGGAAACGCGTCGTGCGGTCGAAGCCGCTGACCAGGCTCTACCCGCTTGGCGTGGCTTGCTGGCAAAGGACCGGGGGCGTCTCTTGCGTCGTTGGTTCGACCTGGTGATTGAGAATCAGGAGGATCTGGCGCGGATCCTGACAGCGGAACAGGGCAAACCCTACAAGGAGGCACTGTCTGAGGTTGTCAATGGGGCGCAGTTCATCGAATGGTTCGCTGAAGAGGCACGCCGGGCTTACGGCGAGACGATTCCGGCGCCGGCACAGGACCGCCGTGTTGTGGTGATCAAGCAGCCAGTTGGGGTGTGCGCTGCCATCACCCCCTGGAACTTTCCTAACACGATCGTGACCCGCAAGGCAGCTGCGGCACTTGCTGCCGGATGCACGATGATCGTGCGCCCGGCCACCGAGACGCCCTATTCTGCCCTGGCTCTCGCCGAGCTCGCACGTCGTGCAGGAATCCCCGGTGGTGTTCTGAACATCATCACCGGTCACTCAAAAGACATGGGGCTTGAACTGACAACCAATCCCGTCGTGCGGAAGCTGTCGTTTACAGGGTCCACCGGGGTTGGCCGCATCCTTATGGGTCAGAGTTCGGGCACGATCAAAAAGCTCGCCCTCGAGCTTGGGGGTAATGCGCCGTTCATTGTCTTCGAGGACGCAGATCTCGATCAGGCGGTCGAGGGCGCACTGGCTTCCAAGTTCCGTAACTCAGGACAAGCGTGCGTGGGAACGAACCGTTTCTATGTTCATGACGCAGTCTATGAAGAGTTCTCGACGCGATTGGCAGGTCGCGTCAACTCCCTGGTCGTCGGGGACGGAACTGACCCGGAGGTCACGATGGGACCCCTGATCGGCCAGGATGCCGTTGAAAAGGTCGAGTCGCACATCGCTGACGCCGTCGCAAAGGGTGCACGTGTCATCGCGGGCGGAAAGCGGCACCCCCTTGGCCGCTCGTTCTTTGAACCCACGGTCATGGTGGATGTCACCCATGATGCCAACGTGTCCCGTGAGGAGACCTTCGGGCCGCTGGCCTCGATCTTCCGCTTCACGGACGAGAAGGAAGTCCTCACCGCAGCCAATGACACGGAGCTGGGCCTTGCAGCCTACGTTTACACCCGAGACATCGGACGGATCTGGCGCATGAGCGAAGGCATAGAAACGGGCATGGTCGGCATAAACGTCGGACTGATGGCCAACGAGGCAGTTCCCTTCGGAGGCATCAAGGAATCCGGGTTCGGGCGGGAAGGGTCCCACTACGGACTCGAAGACTACCTGGAAGTTAAGTACATCTGCATGGGCGGGCTCTGA
- a CDS encoding thiolase family protein, which yields MREAVIVEAVRTPIGRRKGLLAHVHPVDLSAHVLNSLLARTGLDPETVDDVVWGCVTQLGDQSGNVGRFAVLAAGWPESIPGVTINRACGSSHQAIEFAAMGVMSGRYDLAIAGGVETMTRVPLGATRAVGEPYGPAMNARYHHAGFEQGAGAEMMADRWKLRRTQLDEYSLASHVKAATATDSGAFERQLVPVPAAPDLLHDEGIRRNSSLEALAGLNPAFREDGVVTAGNASQISDGAAGVIITTPERAAELGLTPIVRLHSGVVVGDDPTLVLSAPIPATAKLLARSGVRLDEIGAYEVNEAFAAVPLAWLKETGADPAKLNPLGGAIAVGHPLGASGAILMTRLVHHMRDNGIRYGLQTICEAGGTANATLVELVG from the coding sequence ATGCGCGAAGCCGTAATTGTTGAGGCAGTTCGCACGCCGATCGGACGGCGAAAAGGGTTGTTGGCGCATGTGCACCCTGTGGACCTGTCAGCACACGTTCTCAACAGCCTGCTTGCACGAACTGGCCTGGACCCCGAGACAGTCGATGATGTTGTGTGGGGCTGTGTGACGCAGCTGGGCGATCAGTCGGGAAATGTTGGTCGGTTCGCCGTTCTGGCAGCCGGATGGCCCGAGTCCATTCCGGGTGTCACGATCAACCGCGCCTGCGGCTCCAGCCATCAGGCCATCGAATTCGCAGCAATGGGTGTCATGTCAGGCCGATACGACCTGGCAATCGCCGGTGGAGTCGAGACGATGACACGGGTACCCCTGGGAGCCACCCGTGCAGTGGGCGAACCCTACGGGCCGGCTATGAACGCCCGCTACCACCACGCGGGCTTCGAGCAGGGGGCCGGCGCGGAAATGATGGCTGACCGCTGGAAGCTACGCCGGACACAACTCGACGAATATTCGCTGGCGTCCCACGTGAAAGCCGCCACCGCCACCGACTCGGGTGCTTTTGAGCGACAGCTCGTCCCGGTGCCAGCCGCACCGGACCTGCTACACGACGAAGGAATCCGGCGCAATTCCTCCCTTGAAGCGTTGGCGGGACTCAATCCGGCCTTCCGTGAAGACGGGGTGGTGACGGCGGGCAACGCATCACAGATTTCCGATGGAGCGGCAGGCGTCATCATTACGACACCGGAACGTGCCGCCGAACTGGGGCTCACCCCAATCGTGCGGCTGCACAGCGGGGTCGTTGTCGGCGATGACCCCACTCTCGTGCTCTCGGCCCCCATACCCGCGACCGCGAAGCTCCTGGCCCGCAGCGGGGTCCGCCTGGATGAAATCGGCGCGTACGAGGTCAACGAAGCATTCGCGGCCGTGCCGCTGGCTTGGTTGAAGGAAACCGGAGCAGACCCGGCGAAACTCAATCCGCTTGGCGGCGCGATCGCCGTTGGGCACCCGCTGGGCGCGTCCGGGGCCATCCTGATGACCCGTCTCGTCCACCACATGCGTGACAACGGCATCCGTTACGGACTCCAAACCATTTGCGAGGCCGGCGGCACTGCGAACGCGACGCTGGTTGAGCTCGTGGGCTGA
- a CDS encoding SDR family NAD(P)-dependent oxidoreductase has protein sequence MELEGTSTLVTGGASGLGFATAARLVAKGASVVLLDLPGSPGAEAVERLGERATFVAADILEEDQVAAALDRAQQTGPLRGVVHCAGRGGDRLRIVDKEGKPGDFDSFQNVVRVNLFGTYNILRLSAARMAENEVVNGDRGAIVLTASVAAFDGQIGQASYTSSKAAVHGLTLVAARDLASRGIRVNTIAPGTFDTPMLARLRSDIREGLAAAVPHPSRLGNPEDYAHFAVSLLENEYINGETVRLDGAIRMPPR, from the coding sequence TTGGAACTCGAGGGAACATCGACGCTGGTCACCGGCGGCGCATCAGGTCTCGGTTTTGCAACTGCGGCACGGCTTGTGGCCAAGGGCGCAAGCGTGGTCCTGCTCGACCTACCCGGCTCCCCGGGAGCGGAGGCGGTTGAGCGCTTGGGGGAGAGGGCCACGTTCGTGGCAGCCGACATCCTCGAAGAGGACCAGGTAGCAGCCGCGCTGGATAGGGCACAGCAGACCGGGCCTCTGAGAGGCGTTGTGCATTGCGCGGGCCGCGGTGGCGACCGGCTCCGGATCGTTGACAAGGAAGGCAAACCCGGCGACTTTGACAGCTTCCAGAATGTCGTCAGAGTCAACCTCTTCGGGACCTACAACATCCTCCGGCTGAGCGCAGCAAGGATGGCTGAGAACGAAGTCGTAAATGGTGACCGGGGGGCGATCGTACTTACCGCATCGGTGGCCGCATTTGATGGCCAGATCGGCCAGGCCTCCTACACGTCATCTAAAGCTGCCGTGCACGGCCTGACCCTGGTAGCAGCGCGTGACCTGGCCAGTCGGGGAATCAGAGTCAACACGATCGCCCCCGGGACGTTCGATACCCCGATGTTGGCCAGGCTTCGCAGCGATATTCGTGAAGGGCTTGCGGCGGCTGTCCCGCATCCTTCACGCCTGGGCAACCCCGAGGACTATGCCCACTTCGCCGTCTCACTGCTTGAGAACGAATACATCAACGGAGAGACGGTTCGACTCGATGGCGCCATCCGGATGCCACCACGATGA